In the Blautia coccoides genome, GCACTGCGATCTACGCACCCTTTGTAAAGCTGTCTGAACAGGTGAGAAAGCATCAGGCGGAGATGCTGCAGAATGAACTCACAGAATATCTGAAAGAACATCAGGAGGCCGGCACGGCAGTGAGTCTTTTGGGGCAGCGGGACAGCATGGGGATACTGGCAAGAAATATGGCGGCCCAGCTCCGCATTGATGTGGAGGAGAAGAATCTGAACATGGGATATCAGCCTCAGTTTAACTGTGAAGGAGAAATGATAGGGGCAGAGGCCCTTTTGAGATGGCGTTATATGGAGGAGGCCGTTTACCCGCCTCTGGCGGTGGCACTTTCCCAGGAAGATGGATTTTTTGACCGCCTGACAGAGTGCGTCATTGAGACCTCCATGAAAGCGTGCAGCGCTCTACTGGAACTTGGGAGTCCTGTCACGATATCTGCGAATATTACGGCGGAACAATTGAATGAACCCCGGTTTGTGGAGAAGGTTATACGGATGGCAGAGGTGCACCGTGTGGCGGGGCATTACTGTCTGGAGATAACAGAGGAATCTGCAGCGGACAGAATGGAGGAGATCCCTCATCATATCAGCAGACTCAAAGCAGCGGGGATTCTGGCGGCTGTGGATGATTTCAGCATGGGACGGACCAGCCTGAAATACCTGCAGCACAACAGCTTTTATGCCGTTAAGCTGGACGGCAGCCTTGTCAGAGGGATTGTGGGGAACAAACGAAATCAGGAGATCGTATCTTCCATTATCTCTCTCGGCAGGAGCCTGGATTTTGTAGTGATGGCCGAATATGTGGAGACAGAAGAGATCCGCAGCCTTTTGCAGCGCCTGGGCTGTAGTTTATATCAGGGATATCTGTACAGTCCCGCAGTCCCCCTGCAGAGACTGGAAGAAATGCTGCGAAAACAGAAAGGAAGAAGAGACGAATATGATAAAAGATGAAAAACAGAAAAGGATGGAAACAGAGATCCAGCGGGATATAGAAAACATGTATCCTAAAAATCCCGAGCATCTCTACTGCCGAATGGGTCTGGAATTTCATTCCTGCAGTGCTGCAGAACGCTCTCTGACACTGCGCTATCCGGTACAGGAGTGGGAGCTGAACCATATGTCCACCATGCACGGAGGACTCATAGCAGCGGCTGTGGACACCACCAGCGGCGCCCTTACGCGCAATCTGACGGGATGTACTGTGACTCCAACCATTAATCTTAACATCAATTACCTGCTTCCGGGAAACAGGGAAGACGCGCTTTTGGTGACCGCCAAAGCAGACAGGATCGGAAGACATCTGGCCAATATACATACGGAATGCCGCTCTGAGAAGACCGGGAAGCTCCTGGCATCTGCCATGGTCAATTTTATGCTTCAGAGAGATTGAGAAAGAGACGGATAAAAAGCCATCACCAAAGGTCCCATAGGGAAATCGGTGATGGCTTTTTGCTGTATCAGAGGGGTATAAAACAGGGCTGCAGAATGGAATACAAAAAAATTTGTGATACCTCAAAATTTTTTAGAAAAACACTTGCTATTACTTCAATGTAATGATAAACTAGAGTTAATAAATATGGGAAGTGCAGTATACTTATCAAGTATGGAGTTTGCAAGGAGGTAAAACTATGTTAATGATTGGGAACGGAAGACTGGTGACAAGAGATGAGCAGAAACCTTTTTTTGAACACGGGGCAGTAGTTCTGGACGGAAATGTGGTAAAAAAGGCTGGGGATGAAGCAGAACTTAAAAAAGAATTTCCGGATGCGGAGTATGTGGATGCAAAGGGCGGTGTGATCATGCCGGCATTTATCAATGCACATGAGCATATTTACAGTGCGTTTGCAAGAGGTTTGTCCATAGACGGCTACGATCCTCACGGATTTCTGGATATTCTGGACGGTATGTGGTGGACCATTGACCGGCATCTGACACTGGAAGGGACAAAATACAGTGCCTATGCCACATATCTTGACAGTATTAAAAACGGTGTGACAACGGTGTTCGATCACCATGCCAGCTTCTGCCGCATATCCGACAGCCTTTTCACCATCAGTGAAGCGGCAAAAGACCTGGGGATCCGCACCTGCCTCTGCTATGAGATCTCTGACAGAGACGGGATGGAGAAGGCCCGTGAATCTGTAATGGAAAATGAGCGGTTTGCACGCTATGCCCTGGCGGATGACAGTGATATGATCGCAGGTATGATGGGAATGCACGCGTCCTTTACCATCTCCAATGAGACCATGGAGCTGGCTGCAGCACATAAGCCGGATGGGATCGGCTATCACATTCATGTGGCAGAGGGAATCGAGGATCTGCATCACTGTCTGAAACACTATGGAAAGAGGATCGTGGACCGTTTGATGGACTGCGGCATTCTGGGAGAGAAGACACTTCTCGGACACTGCATTTATATCAATGAGCATGAGATGGATCTTTTGAAAGAGACAGATACCATGGTAGTACATAACCCGGAATCCAACATGGGAAATGCCTGCGGATGCCCGCCAACCATGAAAATCGTGGAGAAGGGAATCCTGACTGGACTCGGCACAGACGGATACACTCATGATATGCTGGAATCCTACAAAGTGGCCAATGTTCTTCATAAACACCATCTCTGTGACCCTAATGCAGCGTGGGGAGAGGTTCCTCAAATGCTTTTTGAGGGCAATGCAAAGATCGCGGGCCGTTATTTTAAGAAGGACCTGGGGGTACTGAGAGAGGGAGCGGCAGCAGATGTGATCGTTATGGATTATGATCCGCTCACCCCTATGCATGCAGGGAATATCAACAGCCATGTACTGTTCGGCATGACCGGAAGACAGGTGAATACCACCATCTGCAACGGAAAAATTCTTATGAAAGACAGGGAAGTTTTAGTGGCAGACGAAGCAGAAGTTATGGCAAAATGCAGGGAAGAAGCAAAAAAATTAGCAGATTCTATTAATGGAAGATAAGGGATTTATGGGAGGTTTTTATTATGGGCGATAAGATGACATGTATGCCGTTTTCCCAGATCATGGACTGGGTTCTGGAAGAGAAAAAAGCAAATAAAACGGTGTTCGGAACACATAAAAAGTATGTGGCGGGAGAGGAGAAAACGGAGATCTTCGGAAGAAATCTAGAAACTCCCATAGGTCCGGCAGCCGGACCCCATACGCAGCTTGCTCAGAATATCATTGCGTCGTATTATACAGGAAGCCGTTTTTTTGAGCTGAAGACAGTACAGATCATGGATGGCGCGGAGCTTTCTGCCTGTGTGAATAAGCCGTGTATTCTAGCTGAGGATGAAGGGTATAACTGTGAATGGTCCACAGAGCTGACAGTACCGGATGCTATGAGTGAATACATCAAGGCATGGTTTGCCCTGCATGTGATGGCAAAAGAATTCGGACTGGGTGCACAGGATGGATTCCAGTTCAACATCAGCGTGGGATATGACCTGGCAGGTATCAAATCAGAGAAGATCAATCATTTTATTGACACGATGATGCACGCGGGACAGGATGCCACATTTACGGAATGTAAAAAATGGCTGCTTAAAAATATTGAGAAATTTGATAAATATACGAAGGAGGATGTGGAGGCCATACCGGAAGATATCTGTAATTCTGCCACGATCTCCACGCTTCACGGATGTCCGCCTCATGAGATCGAGAGTATAGCCAACTATCTCCTCACAGAGAAGCATATCAATACCTTTGTAAAATGTAATCCAACCCTT is a window encoding:
- a CDS encoding PaaI family thioesterase, which translates into the protein MIKDEKQKRMETEIQRDIENMYPKNPEHLYCRMGLEFHSCSAAERSLTLRYPVQEWELNHMSTMHGGLIAAAVDTTSGALTRNLTGCTVTPTINLNINYLLPGNREDALLVTAKADRIGRHLANIHTECRSEKTGKLLASAMVNFMLQRD
- the ssnA gene encoding putative aminohydrolase SsnA — translated: MLMIGNGRLVTRDEQKPFFEHGAVVLDGNVVKKAGDEAELKKEFPDAEYVDAKGGVIMPAFINAHEHIYSAFARGLSIDGYDPHGFLDILDGMWWTIDRHLTLEGTKYSAYATYLDSIKNGVTTVFDHHASFCRISDSLFTISEAAKDLGIRTCLCYEISDRDGMEKARESVMENERFARYALADDSDMIAGMMGMHASFTISNETMELAAAHKPDGIGYHIHVAEGIEDLHHCLKHYGKRIVDRLMDCGILGEKTLLGHCIYINEHEMDLLKETDTMVVHNPESNMGNACGCPPTMKIVEKGILTGLGTDGYTHDMLESYKVANVLHKHHLCDPNAAWGEVPQMLFEGNAKIAGRYFKKDLGVLREGAAADVIVMDYDPLTPMHAGNINSHVLFGMTGRQVNTTICNGKILMKDREVLVADEAEVMAKCREEAKKLADSINGR